A section of the Ornithinimicrobium sufpigmenti genome encodes:
- a CDS encoding class I SAM-dependent methyltransferase codes for MNTQTTTPPSSATPPSSTSHPSSTTHQTAGPDPARVQEFAAGLLGTLTAGSTALMVSIGHRTGLFDSLAGLPPSTSAQLAAAAGLHERYVREWLGAMTTARVVVHDPVDDSYRLPVEHAAVLTRAAGANNLASVMRFLPLLAQVEDEVVRCFEAGGGVPYASYRQFHDVMAEQSAQTNDQALIGRILPLVPGLRERLEAGARVADIGCGQGHAVNLLARAFPASELVGYDFSADAVAVARAEAREWGLTNARFEVRDVTSLDGAGTFELITAFDAIHDQAHPATVLEQVAAHLVDDGVFLMVDMHAASNVDANLDLPWAPYLYTVSTMHCMTVSLSLGGDGLGTAWGTELALQMLAEAGFGDVRVERLPEDFINSYYVATK; via the coding sequence ATGAACACCCAGACCACGACGCCACCGAGTAGCGCGACCCCACCGAGCAGCACGAGCCACCCGAGCAGCACCACCCATCAGACCGCCGGGCCGGACCCGGCGCGGGTCCAGGAGTTCGCCGCCGGGTTGCTCGGCACCCTGACGGCCGGCTCGACGGCCCTGATGGTCAGCATCGGCCACCGGACCGGCCTGTTCGACAGCCTGGCCGGGCTCCCGCCGTCGACCAGCGCCCAGCTCGCTGCCGCGGCCGGACTGCACGAGCGCTACGTGCGGGAGTGGCTGGGTGCGATGACGACGGCTCGGGTCGTCGTGCATGACCCGGTCGACGACAGCTACCGGCTGCCGGTCGAGCATGCCGCCGTCCTCACCCGGGCGGCCGGCGCGAACAACCTGGCGTCCGTCATGCGCTTCCTGCCCCTGCTGGCGCAGGTCGAGGACGAGGTCGTGCGCTGCTTCGAGGCGGGCGGCGGCGTGCCGTACGCGAGCTACCGCCAGTTCCACGACGTCATGGCCGAGCAGAGCGCCCAGACCAACGACCAGGCCCTCATCGGCCGCATCCTGCCGCTGGTGCCCGGGCTGCGCGAACGGCTCGAAGCCGGCGCGCGGGTCGCGGACATCGGTTGCGGGCAGGGTCACGCGGTCAACCTCCTCGCCCGGGCGTTCCCGGCGAGCGAGCTCGTGGGCTACGACTTCTCCGCGGACGCCGTCGCGGTCGCCCGCGCCGAGGCACGGGAGTGGGGCCTGACGAACGCCAGGTTCGAGGTCCGCGACGTCACGAGCCTGGACGGGGCCGGGACCTTCGAGCTGATCACGGCCTTCGACGCGATCCACGACCAGGCGCACCCCGCGACCGTCCTGGAGCAGGTCGCCGCGCACCTCGTCGACGACGGGGTCTTCCTCATGGTCGACATGCACGCCGCCAGCAACGTCGACGCCAACCTCGACCTGCCCTGGGCTCCGTACCTCTACACCGTCTCCACGATGCACTGCATGACCGTCTCGTTGTCGCTCGGTGGTGACGGTCTGGGGACCGCCTGGGGCACCGAGCTGGCGCTGCAGATGCTCGCAGAGGCCGGGTTCGGCGACGTGCGGGTCGAGCGGCTGCCGGAGGACTTCATCAACAGCTACTACGTGGCAACGAAGTGA
- a CDS encoding LuxR C-terminal-related transcriptional regulator, translating to MSEVPELRAAHEAMARRDWTAARALFRRAGNLSDVDLAALADACWWLGEMDEYAAASADLHRRLLSAGATAYAASVAFKLGYTEMVRGHAEAGFGWAARARRLFEEAPEAPERGFVLAVDAQLALQAGDLDTARSLADQVLELGERAEDATLQALGRLLCGTVDVRQGQTKQGLRELDEAMLSVLAGGVVPEWAGAVLCSAIDVCHILVDLSRAERWVTLTERWCEGHATVLFTGVCRVHRAELLLQQGAWARAEQEVRDAVAALAGLDVRVEAAAHYCLAELCRLQGDLDGAEGAYRRAHQLGRDPLPGLALLQLDRGRVSVAGSVLDAALATSHDPLARAPLLAARVEVNLAAQDPGGAGPHLRELTTIAENHLSPGWLAEAARLKGAALLAGDRPAEAVGLLRTALVRWQEMAVPYRAAQVRFDLARAYEALGDHDTARREHEEGVTVLGRLGARANVLGAGGGARAGALLDGLTPRELEVLREVAGGRTNREVARSLYISERTVARHLANIYLKTEVSTRTAAVAWARGHGLV from the coding sequence GTGAGCGAGGTCCCGGAGCTCCGGGCGGCGCACGAGGCGATGGCGCGCCGCGACTGGACGGCTGCCCGCGCGCTCTTCCGTCGGGCGGGGAACCTGTCCGACGTGGACCTGGCTGCCTTGGCGGACGCCTGCTGGTGGCTGGGGGAGATGGACGAGTATGCCGCTGCCAGCGCAGACCTGCACCGGCGGCTGCTCTCAGCCGGCGCCACGGCATACGCGGCAAGCGTGGCCTTCAAGCTGGGCTACACCGAGATGGTGCGAGGGCACGCGGAGGCTGGGTTCGGCTGGGCCGCCCGGGCACGGCGACTGTTCGAGGAGGCCCCGGAGGCCCCGGAACGGGGTTTCGTCCTGGCGGTCGACGCGCAGCTGGCGCTCCAGGCCGGTGATCTCGACACGGCGAGGTCGCTGGCCGACCAGGTCCTCGAGCTGGGCGAGCGGGCTGAGGACGCCACTCTGCAAGCGCTGGGCCGTCTGCTGTGCGGGACCGTCGACGTGCGGCAGGGGCAGACGAAGCAGGGCCTGCGCGAGCTGGACGAGGCGATGCTGTCCGTGCTCGCCGGCGGGGTCGTCCCGGAGTGGGCCGGCGCGGTGCTCTGCAGCGCGATCGACGTGTGCCACATCCTGGTGGACCTGTCGCGGGCGGAGCGGTGGGTGACGCTCACCGAGCGCTGGTGCGAGGGTCACGCCACGGTGCTGTTCACCGGGGTATGCCGTGTCCACCGGGCCGAGCTCCTCCTGCAGCAGGGTGCCTGGGCGCGAGCTGAGCAGGAGGTCCGGGACGCGGTCGCCGCGCTGGCCGGACTGGACGTGAGGGTGGAGGCCGCGGCCCACTACTGTCTGGCCGAGCTGTGCCGGCTGCAGGGCGATCTCGACGGGGCCGAGGGCGCCTACCGCCGCGCCCATCAGCTCGGTCGAGACCCGCTGCCTGGGCTGGCGCTGCTCCAGCTGGACCGCGGACGCGTCAGCGTCGCAGGTTCCGTCCTCGACGCGGCCCTCGCCACCTCGCACGACCCGCTCGCTCGAGCACCGCTGCTCGCGGCCCGGGTCGAGGTGAACCTGGCGGCACAGGACCCAGGCGGTGCCGGGCCCCACCTCCGGGAGCTGACCACGATCGCCGAGAACCACCTGAGCCCAGGGTGGCTGGCCGAGGCCGCCCGGCTGAAGGGTGCGGCGCTGCTCGCCGGCGACCGGCCCGCCGAGGCGGTCGGCCTCCTACGCACGGCACTCGTGCGGTGGCAGGAGATGGCTGTGCCCTATCGCGCGGCGCAGGTGCGGTTCGACCTGGCGCGGGCCTACGAGGCGCTCGGCGACCACGACACCGCGCGCCGCGAGCACGAGGAAGGCGTGACCGTCCTCGGGCGGCTGGGCGCGAGGGCGAACGTGCTGGGGGCCGGGGGCGGCGCCCGGGCCGGTGCCTTGCTCGACGGGCTGACCCCGCGCGAGCTGGAGGTCCTCAGGGAGGTCGCCGGGGGCCGGACGAACCGGGAGGTCGCGCGATCGCTGTACATCAGCGAGCGGACGGTGGCGCGGCACCTGGCGAACATCTACCTCAAGACCGAGGTCTCGACGCGCACCGCCGCCGTGGCCTGGGCCAGGGGGCACGGGCTGGTCTGA
- a CDS encoding WhiB family transcriptional regulator — protein sequence MTAPSTLKRTSTPDLSAGSPLQVAGSYPQSTGGLGEWWQRAACRDRNAELFFHSDHERGPSRAMRTAKAKAVCATCPVMALCRDYALAQPEPYGIWGGLDEQERAQILRQQVS from the coding sequence ATGACCGCACCAAGCACCCTCAAGCGCACATCGACGCCCGACCTTTCCGCAGGTTCCCCCCTGCAGGTCGCCGGCTCCTACCCGCAGAGCACCGGGGGCCTTGGAGAGTGGTGGCAGCGGGCCGCCTGCCGAGACCGCAACGCCGAGCTCTTCTTCCACTCCGACCATGAGCGCGGACCGTCCCGAGCGATGCGCACGGCCAAGGCCAAGGCCGTCTGCGCCACCTGTCCGGTGATGGCGCTGTGCCGGGACTACGCACTGGCACAGCCCGAGCCGTACGGCATCTGGGGCGGCCTGGACGAGCAGGAGCGAGCCCAGATCCTTCGTCAGCAGGTGTCGTGA
- a CDS encoding DoxX family protein produces the protein MSLLRTAARFTLGAAMVGAGIAHLTSQREEFQAQVPHWFPIDEDLTVVGSGVAEIALGASFIALPRQRRLVGGLLAAFYVVIFPGNIAQYVEGTDAFGLDTDRKRLVRLFFQPLLVLWALYGGGWLSRRRGRGRGRGPSHFVAT, from the coding sequence ATGTCCTTGCTGCGCACCGCCGCCCGCTTCACCCTCGGAGCCGCCATGGTCGGCGCGGGAATCGCGCACCTGACCTCCCAACGGGAGGAGTTCCAGGCCCAGGTGCCCCACTGGTTCCCGATCGACGAGGACCTGACCGTCGTGGGGTCCGGCGTCGCCGAGATCGCCCTCGGTGCGTCGTTCATCGCCCTGCCCCGCCAGCGACGGCTGGTCGGTGGCCTGCTCGCGGCGTTCTACGTGGTGATCTTCCCCGGCAACATCGCGCAGTATGTCGAGGGCACCGACGCCTTCGGCCTCGACACCGACCGCAAGCGGCTGGTCCGGTTGTTCTTCCAGCCCTTGCTGGTGCTGTGGGCCCTCTACGGCGGCGGGTGGCTGAGCCGCCGTCGCGGCCGAGGCAGAGGCCGGGGCCCTTCTCACTTCGTTGCCACGTAG
- a CDS encoding AAA family ATPase, translating to MTGPHARDTVARFAHDLTEARREAGRSIRQVHRITGIPTATLGGYFAGRHLPPANRPEVLREVLSACGVPSAEHQAWRERLLKLYAQRRQVEVSRTPYPGLRPFEVADHDLFFGREELVERLLQMIEDVVAEPHPVVMVVGPSGSGKSSLLRAGLQAALTGVACAVCRPSEIGQVLAEMAGTVDDRPAGVGQVLVVDQFEELWTDPRFKVRVDDLLDQLEAWSVGAPGRVLVLGLRADFYGEAMARPQLAAALQHRQLLVEPPDQEAMRAAIEGPAAQVGLTLEPGLVDLILADARLDTVGSVLPHLAHVLDTMWSTSDHVGLTVEDYRRAGGFAGAIRQSAEQALTTLPAEQQGLAMSLLLRMVTTAPAQGWTRRLAPLVELADLGEDASDVLSHLVARRLVTVRADDATLSHESLVGAWPRLRDAVEARRGDMARREALDRAATEWDTHGRGEDHLLRGSRLQTAAEWAASADEPLTPLQSDYLAASHQLAARREEARRLASRRRRAVIAAMAVLLLLTTGASLTAIHSYDEARTERNQAQGRQMAVAATSMRETNPGVYQQLAVAAHRTAETRETRSAVLDATTSPVITAWSPPEAVLERTATMADGEHVLFSGPEGGVVLATPAATGQRWEVVGQAALDDGPGSPVVSRLATHPRLPWAAASGVFTTDDNPSGVPLLAFLDLTTPASPVVSWLQLPAADPEYVAEQEDPARPPTPTALAFVDSGSLLLVTDSHGRLHRYAVTGGTGGGRDAAGTTTAPDLGDGEALGSPQQVADDALVEELSASADGDVVGAALSSGAVLLWQVSDGELTLLGEHQTPRDLFALDMAADGSAVAAVGRSGRVHWLQVSEEGLEETQTIAASDTNLFAVRIDPAGQFLVVSGWDGRVSVWRLGEAGPVNETPGLVVPVPRPVLELDVVAGLWTFATLGGTVYSWESEGSVLPSLPGNVFMVGTSHDPPLFMTSTGPPEGALTVWDAAEPHSPVALHTLLAVGDDVSTGAGAITTDGRYAAMGTAAGRVVVWDVGGEEAEQVADVEVSPDAVITVAFTPDGDGVLSFGRSGLVRLVSLEDGDRGQVRDEMALPAGAFAVGMGPSGVMAAADEAGGVHLVHVDDLTTTLATITPGANAYGLEFSADGQTLALSTADNEIQFYDISDPTAPTEAGERLTGPTSIPNSVKFSPDGQRLAVAAVAGQAWIYTRQDDGGWQATEVLRAGLENLQDVTWSPDGSVLLGGALSGRTRLWLTDVDTAAEWVCAGVGEDVTQEEWEGLLPGIDYAPPCTAGTG from the coding sequence GTGACCGGACCGCACGCCCGTGACACCGTCGCCCGCTTCGCCCACGACCTGACCGAGGCCAGGCGCGAGGCGGGTCGCTCGATCCGCCAGGTGCACCGCATCACCGGCATTCCGACAGCGACCCTGGGTGGCTACTTCGCCGGGCGCCACCTGCCGCCGGCCAACCGGCCCGAGGTGCTGCGTGAGGTCCTGAGCGCGTGCGGGGTCCCGTCGGCCGAGCACCAGGCGTGGCGCGAGCGGCTGCTGAAGCTCTACGCCCAGCGGCGGCAGGTCGAGGTGAGCCGCACGCCATACCCGGGCCTGCGGCCCTTCGAGGTGGCCGACCACGACCTCTTCTTCGGCCGCGAGGAGCTGGTCGAGCGGCTGCTGCAGATGATCGAGGACGTCGTCGCCGAGCCGCACCCTGTGGTGATGGTCGTGGGGCCGTCGGGCTCGGGCAAGTCCTCGCTCCTGCGGGCCGGGCTGCAGGCCGCGCTCACCGGCGTGGCCTGTGCCGTCTGCCGACCCTCGGAGATCGGTCAGGTGCTGGCCGAGATGGCGGGGACCGTCGACGACCGGCCGGCTGGGGTGGGGCAGGTCCTGGTGGTCGACCAGTTCGAGGAGCTGTGGACGGATCCCCGGTTCAAGGTCCGCGTGGACGACCTGCTCGACCAGCTGGAGGCCTGGAGCGTCGGCGCGCCCGGCCGGGTGCTGGTGCTGGGGCTGCGTGCGGACTTCTACGGCGAGGCGATGGCGCGGCCGCAGCTCGCCGCTGCGCTGCAGCACCGGCAGCTGCTGGTCGAGCCGCCTGACCAGGAGGCGATGCGCGCCGCGATCGAGGGGCCGGCGGCCCAGGTGGGGCTCACGCTGGAGCCGGGCCTGGTCGACCTCATCCTGGCCGACGCCCGCCTGGACACCGTCGGGTCGGTGCTGCCGCACCTGGCGCACGTCCTGGACACGATGTGGAGCACCAGCGACCACGTGGGCCTGACTGTCGAGGACTACCGCAGGGCCGGCGGCTTCGCCGGGGCGATCAGGCAGTCGGCCGAGCAGGCGCTCACCACGCTGCCGGCCGAGCAGCAGGGCCTGGCGATGTCCCTGCTGCTGCGGATGGTGACGACCGCCCCGGCGCAGGGCTGGACCCGACGGCTGGCGCCCCTCGTGGAGCTGGCCGACCTGGGCGAGGACGCCTCGGACGTGCTCAGTCATCTGGTGGCCCGTCGGCTGGTGACCGTCCGCGCCGACGATGCGACCCTGAGCCATGAGTCGCTCGTCGGCGCGTGGCCCCGGCTGCGCGACGCGGTCGAGGCGCGGCGGGGCGACATGGCCCGCCGGGAGGCCCTCGACCGTGCGGCCACCGAGTGGGACACGCACGGCCGCGGCGAGGACCACCTGCTGCGCGGCTCCCGGCTGCAGACGGCCGCGGAGTGGGCGGCGAGCGCGGACGAGCCGCTCACCCCGCTGCAGTCGGACTACCTGGCGGCCAGCCACCAGCTGGCCGCGCGCCGGGAGGAGGCCCGCCGCCTGGCGTCGCGCCGCCGGCGGGCGGTGATCGCCGCCATGGCCGTGCTGCTCCTGCTCACGACCGGAGCCAGCCTGACCGCGATCCACTCCTACGACGAGGCCCGCACGGAGCGCAACCAGGCCCAGGGGCGGCAGATGGCGGTGGCCGCCACCAGCATGCGGGAGACCAACCCCGGCGTGTATCAGCAGCTGGCGGTGGCCGCGCACCGGACCGCCGAGACCCGCGAGACGCGGTCTGCGGTGCTGGACGCGACCACGAGCCCGGTCATCACCGCCTGGTCCCCTCCGGAGGCGGTGCTGGAGCGGACCGCCACCATGGCTGACGGGGAGCACGTCCTCTTCTCCGGACCCGAGGGAGGCGTCGTGCTGGCCACGCCTGCCGCGACAGGGCAGAGGTGGGAGGTCGTCGGACAGGCCGCCCTCGACGACGGACCCGGGAGCCCGGTCGTGTCCCGGTTGGCCACCCACCCCCGCCTGCCCTGGGCGGCTGCCTCGGGTGTGTTCACCACCGACGACAACCCCTCCGGGGTGCCGTTGCTCGCGTTCCTCGACCTCACCACACCCGCGTCACCGGTCGTGTCCTGGCTGCAGCTGCCTGCGGCCGACCCGGAGTACGTCGCCGAGCAGGAGGACCCGGCACGACCGCCCACACCGACCGCGCTGGCGTTCGTCGACAGCGGCTCGCTGCTGCTCGTCACGGACTCTCACGGCAGGCTGCACCGGTATGCCGTGACCGGCGGCACGGGCGGGGGCCGAGACGCTGCGGGGACCACCACGGCACCGGACCTCGGCGACGGGGAAGCGCTGGGTTCCCCGCAGCAGGTGGCCGACGACGCCCTGGTGGAGGAGCTGTCGGCAAGTGCCGACGGCGACGTCGTCGGGGCGGCGCTGTCATCGGGGGCCGTGCTCCTGTGGCAGGTGAGCGATGGCGAGCTGACGCTGCTGGGAGAGCACCAGACCCCGCGCGACCTGTTCGCGCTGGACATGGCAGCAGACGGCTCGGCCGTCGCAGCCGTCGGCCGCTCCGGGCGGGTGCACTGGCTGCAGGTCAGCGAGGAGGGCCTGGAGGAGACCCAGACCATCGCCGCCTCGGACACCAACCTGTTCGCCGTGCGCATCGACCCCGCAGGGCAGTTCCTGGTCGTCTCGGGCTGGGACGGCAGGGTCTCGGTCTGGCGCCTCGGCGAGGCCGGCCCGGTGAACGAGACACCCGGCCTGGTGGTTCCCGTACCGAGGCCCGTGCTGGAGCTCGACGTCGTCGCCGGGCTGTGGACCTTCGCCACCCTCGGCGGCACCGTCTACAGCTGGGAGAGTGAGGGTTCGGTCCTGCCCTCGCTCCCCGGCAACGTCTTCATGGTCGGCACCTCCCACGACCCGCCGCTGTTCATGACGTCGACCGGCCCTCCCGAAGGTGCCCTCACCGTCTGGGACGCGGCAGAACCGCACTCGCCCGTGGCGCTGCATACCTTGCTGGCGGTCGGCGACGACGTCTCGACCGGCGCCGGGGCCATCACCACAGATGGCAGGTATGCCGCCATGGGCACCGCTGCGGGGCGGGTGGTCGTGTGGGACGTCGGCGGTGAGGAGGCCGAGCAGGTGGCCGACGTCGAGGTGTCCCCGGACGCGGTGATCACCGTCGCGTTCACCCCGGACGGAGACGGCGTGCTCAGCTTCGGGCGCTCCGGGCTGGTGCGGCTGGTCAGCCTGGAGGACGGTGACCGCGGGCAGGTCCGCGACGAGATGGCGCTCCCGGCGGGAGCGTTCGCGGTGGGCATGGGTCCGTCGGGCGTGATGGCCGCCGCCGACGAGGCAGGGGGAGTCCACCTCGTGCACGTGGACGACCTCACCACCACGCTGGCCACGATCACGCCCGGCGCGAACGCCTACGGCCTGGAGTTCAGCGCGGACGGGCAGACGCTCGCGCTCTCCACGGCGGACAACGAGATCCAGTTCTACGACATCAGCGACCCGACGGCACCGACCGAGGCGGGGGAGCGACTGACCGGGCCGACCTCGATCCCCAACTCGGTGAAGTTTTCACCCGACGGGCAGCGGCTAGCCGTGGCCGCCGTGGCGGGGCAGGCATGGATCTACACCCGTCAGGACGACGGCGGCTGGCAGGCCACCGAGGTGTTGCGGGCCGGGCTGGAGAACCTGCAGGACGTCACCTGGTCCCCGGATGGTTCGGTGCTGCTGGGCGGGGCGTTGTCCGGCCGGACCCGATTGTGGCTCACCGACGTGGACACCGCCGCGGAGTGGGTCTGCGCCGGCGTCGGCGAGGACGTCACCCAGGAGGAGTGGGAGGGCCTGCTGCCGGGGATCGACTACGCGCCACCGTGCACGGCCGGCACCGGGTGA
- a CDS encoding SHOCT domain-containing protein, whose product MARQQGGATVTDGRTPYVDKKVPKRLGPLARQSLRVILEPDEAVLGMFAVTRFRRSVSMLVITDRRLLTLGDEHVGMPLVDEVLRAEVREVTIEREKVWTTGLVTARTVHGDDLNLGTLTYGNTTFLKLDEVLARPAGGTMPTIPTPGFGARPSLEDRPDVPGLPRAEGPPSGSSAMNSSTSHPLIAHLTALADLHDRGALTDEEFAAAKRRLLADPEGSTSG is encoded by the coding sequence ATGGCACGTCAGCAAGGGGGAGCCACGGTGACCGACGGGCGCACGCCATACGTCGACAAGAAGGTGCCCAAGCGGCTGGGGCCGTTGGCCCGTCAGTCGCTCCGCGTCATCCTGGAGCCAGACGAGGCGGTCTTGGGGATGTTCGCGGTCACCAGGTTTCGGCGCAGCGTCTCCATGCTCGTCATCACCGACCGCCGCCTGCTCACCCTGGGGGACGAGCACGTCGGGATGCCGCTCGTGGACGAGGTGCTGCGCGCCGAGGTGCGCGAGGTCACCATCGAGCGGGAGAAGGTCTGGACCACGGGCCTGGTCACGGCTCGCACGGTGCACGGGGACGACCTGAACCTGGGCACGCTCACCTACGGCAACACGACGTTCCTCAAGCTGGACGAGGTGCTGGCGCGCCCGGCGGGCGGGACGATGCCGACGATCCCCACACCGGGGTTCGGGGCAAGGCCCAGCCTGGAGGACAGGCCGGACGTGCCGGGTCTCCCACGCGCAGAGGGCCCGCCCTCGGGATCGAGCGCGATGAACTCCTCCACGAGCCACCCGCTCATCGCCCATCTCACCGCGCTGGCCGACCTGCATGACCGCGGGGCGCTGACCGACGAGGAGTTTGCGGCGGCCAAGCGCCGGCTCCTGGCCGACCCCGAAGGCTCAACCTCAGGTTGA
- a CDS encoding metallophosphoesterase family protein, with protein sequence MLLLADTHVPKRAKDLPARVWDEIERADVVIHAGDWVAPDLLDRLEERSARLVGVWGNNDGPELRRRLPEVARVELEGMQWGVVHETGARTGREERMRAAYPDLDVLVFGHSHIPWDTEHGGLRLLNPGSPTDRRRQPHCTYLTCSVLDGALHDVVLHQV encoded by the coding sequence TTGCTCCTGCTCGCAGACACGCACGTCCCGAAACGGGCGAAGGACCTCCCCGCGCGCGTCTGGGACGAGATCGAGAGGGCGGACGTCGTCATCCACGCCGGTGACTGGGTCGCACCCGACCTGCTCGACCGGCTCGAGGAGCGCTCGGCGCGCCTCGTGGGGGTATGGGGCAACAACGACGGCCCTGAGCTGCGTCGGCGGCTGCCGGAGGTGGCCCGGGTCGAGCTGGAGGGTATGCAGTGGGGCGTGGTCCACGAGACGGGCGCCAGGACCGGGCGCGAGGAGCGGATGCGAGCGGCATACCCGGACCTTGACGTCCTGGTCTTCGGGCACAGCCACATCCCGTGGGACACCGAGCACGGCGGCCTGAGGCTGCTGAACCCCGGGTCACCAACCGACCGACGCCGTCAGCCGCACTGCACCTACCTGACCTGCAGCGTCTTGGACGGGGCGCTGCACGACGTCGTCCTGCACCAGGTGTAG